The Megalops cyprinoides isolate fMegCyp1 chromosome 10, fMegCyp1.pri, whole genome shotgun sequence genome window below encodes:
- the tmc4 gene encoding transmembrane channel-like protein 7 encodes MDWSGSQRQSSTMGGHSYHSSQQSLRLRNRQSTVADQSSPQFNWNPSPTEESDEGSSDTPRNLRELPMPMGLKKAIRQVQQMKVPVVSGWQSWKMNKAKTLKRFGEEAGGALAYIALWRRALHKIGGHFGGGVQSYFLFLRFLVVLNFLSFLLIAGFVLIPNIVFQSRGSNGNIAVNNSDVPSECTVYAPNPQGLVNFYSYFIDLLTGTGFMEYSYLFYGYYNNTVEVRDDFSYNIPIAYILTAAFYFIFCLICIIIRMGGVIRVTVKTGGRAVGGYSMLVFTSWDYGLQGERGTRLKQNNIRYQLQVDLEEECLKLQAASLTLAQTIGLYSLRVLLNVIVLGLIGGAFYCIFLATEFSQSQSETDFLSLAVQYLPSIVITVSNFLVPFLCDQIALLERHSPSTTVILALLRAVFLRMVSLGVLIFTLWSQITCKGVTDSPDCKLCSYNYEQYQCWETSVGQEMYKLAMFDFITVIAVMILVEFPRRMVVDHCSCRLAKFVGRQEFVVPQNVLGLVYGQTVVWTGALFCPLLPLINTIKFIIIFYCKKLTLFYNCRPANRTFRSTSSNFFFLLVLLFGWILASATLIYSVAQIHPSMSCGPFRTLTMMWSVIPNSFNSLSASTQDFLRYIGSQAFSIPLFILTCVVLCYVAALAAVYGKTVSLLRAQLKLEGRDKQFLVKQIQELSSASRRREMVDDHSAYMDMDTYRAGPEWQ; translated from the exons ATGGACTGGAGTGGATCACAGAGGCAAAGCTCAACTATGGGAG GCCACAGTTACCATAGCTCACAGCAATCACTGAGGCTGAGGAATAGGCAATCCACTGTTGCTGACCAGAGCTCACCTCAGTTTAACTGGAACCCCAGTCCCACGGAAGAAAGTGATGAAGGGTCTTCAGACACACCCCGAAACCTTAGAGAGCTGCCTATGCCCATGGGACTCAAAAAAGCCATAAG ACAAGTCCAGCAGATGAAGGTACCAGTGGTGTCTGGCTGGCAGTCCTGGAAGATGAACAAGGCCAAAACTCTGAAGAGGTTTGGGGAAGAAGCAGGAGGTGCCCTGGCCTACATTGCACTGTGGCGGCGAGCTCTGCACAAGATAGGGG GACACTTTGGTGGCGGTGTCCAATCCTACTTCCTGTTTCTACGTTTCCTGGTCGTGCTCAACTTCCTGTCGTTCCTGTTGATTGCAGGTTTTGTCCTTATCCCCAACATTGTATTTCAGTCCCGTGGTTCTAATGGCAATATTGCAGTCAACAACAGTGATG TTCCATCTGAATGTACAGTCTATGCCCCAAACCCTCAAGGCTTGGTTAACTTCTACAGCTATTTCATTGATTTACTTACTGGAACG gGGTTTATGGAGTACTCGTACCTCTTCTATGGTTATTATAACAATACAGTGGAGGTGAGAGATGACTTCTCCTACAACATTCCCATTGCATATATTCTTACAGCGGCCTTCTACTTCATCTTCTGCCTGATCTGCATTATCATTCG GATGGGCGGTGTGATTCGCGTCACTGTGAAAACGGGAGGAAGGGCAGTGGGCGGGTACAGCATGCTGGTTTTCACGAGCTGGGATTACGGTCTCCAAGGCGAGCGAGGGACCAGACTGAAGCAGAACAACATTCGCTATCAGCTGCAG GTGGATCTGGAGGAGGAGTGTCTCAAACTGCAGGCTGCGTCTCTGACCCTGGCTCAGACCATAGGCCTGTACTCTCTCCGAGTTCTTCTCAACGTCATTGTCCTTGGACTCATCGGAGGGGCTTTCTACTGCATCTTCCTGGCCACTGAGTTTAGCCAG AGCCAGTCAGAGACGGACTTCCTGAGTCTGGCGGTGCAATACCTGCCTTCCATCGTCATCACAGTGTCCAACTTCCTGGTGCCTTTCCTGTGTGATCAGATAGCCCTGCTGGAGAGACACTCCCCAAGCACCACCGTCATCCTGGCACTGCTCCG GGCGGTGTTTCTGCGTATGGTCAGTCTGGGTGtgctcattttcacactgtggAGCCAGATCACTTGCAAAGGAGTGACTGACAGCCCAGATTGCAAGCTTTGCAGCTACAACTACGAGCAGTATCAG tgctggGAAACCAGCGTGGGACAGGAGATGTACAAGCTGGCAATGTTTGACTTCATCACTGTCATCGCTGTTATGATTCTGGTGGAGTTTCCCCGCAG AATGGTGGTAGATCACTGCTCTTGCAGGCTGGCGAAGTTTGTGGGTCGACAGGAATTTGTGGTCCCTCAGAATGTCCTGGGTCTGGTCTATGGACAGACAGTGGTGTGGACCGGAGCTCTGTTCTGTCCTCTACTGCCTCTCATCAACACCATCAAGTTTATCATCATCTTTTACTGCAAAAAG CTTACACTGTTTTACAACTGCCGTCCCGCGAACCGGACCTTTCGATCCACCAGCTCCAacttcttcttcctcctggTGCTTCTCTTTGGCTGGATCCTGGCCTCTGCAACTCTAATATACAGTGTTGCTCA GATTCATCCATCAATGAGCTGTGGCCCCTTCCGCACTTTGACAATGATGTGGAGCGTCATTCCCAACTCCTTCAACTCGCTCTCTGCCTCCACCCAAGACTTCCTGCGCTACATAGGTTCCCAGGCTTTCTCAATCCCACTCTTCATTCTGACCTG tgtggtgctgtgttACGTTGCTGCTCTGGCTGCAGTCTATGGAAAAACTGTCTCTCTTCTCAGAGCTCAGCTTAAATTG GAGGGACGTGATAAGCAGTTCTTGGTAAAGCAAATACAGGAACTGAGTTCAGCcagcaggaggagagaaatGGTGGACGATCATTCTGCCTATATGGATATGGATACCTATCGAGCTGGTCCAGAATGGCAATAA